The window ATTGGCAACATTAATTTGCAAACAACAGGATTTGAAACGGGCTATTACGCACCCCAACCATCATACCAGAACTAAAATATTCCATCTTAAGCATGATTGCTTCTGTTCTAGATCTCTACCCATATTGTAATTTAgtaattaaaacttatttattGTGTAATTCTGACAATTGGTCGGTTGTAGCTTGCGGTGATTGATCACAGCAAGAGTTTTATTGTGTCAAGTCAAAGGTTTTAAATGGGACCCAAGGCCCTTGCCTTCTAGTCCCTTGACCTACACGAATGTATTAGTATTACTCTTATCTGATCTGACATAATCTTTGCCAGAGAATTATTTAACTGAATTTCTTGTTTCAAGAGGGAATGTTTTGGGCAAATTACACACAACTGCTTACTCGGCTTCTCTATTGAGCTGTAGACGTATCATTCTCCTATTCATTCCATGTGTGTCAATTGCTTTTGCGTATGGCCGTGGACGTGATCATCTGCagcttttgtttatttaaaatcatagTTCCTTCAAGTCTCGTAACTTTGCTTCTTGGTGCTCAAAGCATGGTTTAGCATAAAACCAAATTAGCAAGCTACAATAGCTTATCATTTCTGAACCCCAACATGGGTCATTGAGGGCATTTCTTGGTATTGTATGGAACTTTGGCCCAGAATGAAACAAGTAAACAACACAATTGTCCCTGAAAGAAATTGTGTCAGAAGAACCTATTGccatgaaaatgaaaagttgAGCATGAACATCTATTCGGTAGTCCCTTGGACTAGCTTCAGTTAAACCACCATTCaattgagagaaaaaattgGGAAGAGTGAGTTACTACCAGTCGAAGATCCTCTAAAGAGATTGAGACAAACAGGGAGAATGATAGGATCACGGTAAGATATTACTGGAATATATTAGACAGCAAAGAATCTAAATTGGTTACATTGAAAAGATATGAGGACGATCAACATGAAGTTTAACCAAATGgctaatattaataattcaGTATACACGAAAGCAGCCACCTGATAACCAGAAGCAGTATACAGAAACATCGACAAACGTGGCTCCATAATCCTCAAACTGTAGAATCCAGAGAGTtgagattaaaatgaaaaCTCATTAAGATAGTTTGATATTTTGTTGATTTGAATTACTTAACATCAATTATCTACACCAATCTATCTTTCAAAAATGTTCAGTCTTTAGAACACATGATTATGCTGATGAAATTTATTGAGTTGAGGAATGATATTGAGAAATAGCCACAGCAGATTCAAACAACCGTCAATGGATACAGAAAtcaacttcttttttctttttaaaataaactttaagTCAACAAGGGCACATTCAGTGACTGTGGAGCAATAATCCGATCATGTAATGGAATGCCAGAAGAgagcaaaaggaaaaataattgataattacTAGGCAGCAATTCAACTCCACTAATAAATTCACCCCATAAACAGCCCCTGTAAAGCCAACTCTTCATAGTAAATAACCTTCTAACAACAACTCAagtttgaacttttctttttttatcaatgtgcttcaaagatttttcttaatcCAGAAGAGGACAGCCAGATATAACTCCAACACATTTGAAGTAAggtgtttaattttattggaTGACAGAGGTAAAGTTCTGTTCCCACTTGAGCAACAGCATCAAGACCCTGCCAATACCAATATTATAAGCAACTTTGCTTATCCAACATAATATTCACTAACCTTTATTATCTAAATTATACAAGTGATCATTGCAAATTTATTATCTAAATTATACATGTGATCATTGCAAATGCGTATCGCTTAACATTTCAAAAGGTAAACCCTACCTCAGCAAGGGCACCACTTTAGAACTATACCAttcaaaaatccaaaaaaggcaaaaagacCGGGAAGATAAAAACCATAACAGAGCAAGTATAATTCTGTTAATTAACATACAACATAAACATGTGAAAAGTTATGCTTAAGACTTAAAAGCCCAGATAAAACATGTTAGTAAATACAAATACTGCACTCCTTTTCCCTAATAAACTTTAAATGGAACCAAGATAACAAGGCTTCAAAGGGTACTCACAATCAATTTTAGAAAATGTCCTACATAACATCATCCAGATATAAAATAAACCAAATCATCAGTGGCAATCCATGGCAATGCTATTAAAATTAGGGCATTCATCATATGAAAACAAGTATATACAAAAAAGAGACTCCTAATACCTCTAAAGACTAGCCTAAAATGCAAATCTTTGCAATATAATAAGCTCGCAACTTAAGACCTGCTTCCAATGCATTAATTTCTTGCCCCCCAACTGTTTCTATTTGGGCATACACTTCGAAAAACACTAATAATCCCTAATATGATGTCATCACGTAACAATTAACTACTCTTTTTATTCAAAACCAACAATGCCTaataacacaaaattcaaaaagaaaccaaaaactACCTGAAAAAACCAACCTGAAGAACCCTCTGCAGCAAAAGTGTCAAATGAACGGACTCCTCTGGCAAACCTTAGCCCTCTCAGCATCAATGATAGACCCCACCAAATTCACAGCCTCCTCAAGCTTACCTTGAGCATTCACTACAACATAATCAAATCTATTAACATACTTCACCTCTTCTCTGGCAGTAGCAATCCTCACCAGCAATTCCTCCTTACTCTCAGTCTTCCTCTCAATAAGCCTCTCCACAAGAGCCAACTCACTCTCAGCCaccaaaaatataaacacCCCAGAATCCCCAAGAATCTTCCTCAATGTTTCGGCCCCTTGAATATCCACCCTCAACACAATATCACACCCTTTTGCCATAAACTCCCTTATCTGCTTCTTGGGTATTCCTTTATAATCACCATAAACTAAAGCATACTCCAAAAGCTCATCTTTTTCAACCATCGACAAAAACTCTTCCTTTGATACAAAATAATAATCCTTGCCATTAACTTCACCAGGCCTCATTCCTCTACTTGTAGCAGTAACaacaaaatgaagattttCTCTGACTTCTCTGAGTCTTTTGATGACTGCATCTTTGCCTACCCCACTTGGACCACTTATAACAATGATTAAAGGATTTGGGGTGGGGCAAATTGAGTCAGAGCTAAAAGAAGAGCCTAAAGAAAACTCCAGAGCACGAAGTAACTCTGGTTTTGAGGCTTTGTCAAGGGAAGGAATGGAATGGAACTTTTGGGTATTAGCCATTCTGATGGTTGAAGTGAAAAAGAGTCCTTTGGGAAGAGTTTGGGGAGTTGAAAAGGAGGGTTTTTTGGGGAGGGGAAGAAGGGAAAAGGGTTTGGGGTGAAAGAGAGATGTACAGAGTCTACGAAACATGAGGGATTGTTTTAGTTTAGTCGAGATCCGGGGAGGTAGAGATGAGAAAGGAGGTTTTTTACCGCTCTTGTTGTTGGGTACTTTGGGGTTTGGACTAGTTTGGGCATTTCAACTTTCCAGGTTTGGTTTGAGTTGAGTTCTGAGTGTTTTCTAGGTCTGAGGCTGCGTTTGGTTTCAGGCACAGGGCTGTTGGATTTGGGGCAAAATGACCAATACATTAAAACTTACGCAAGCAATGCACGCCTCATTTCCTCAAATTTCCCTTATACCATTATAAGGCTTGAAGGTAACTTCCTTGTTATTGTTTCTTTGTAATGGTTTTGTTAGAATTTTAACTCTAAAGTGGCTGATACTTGATGCAGTTAACATGATGTTAGttacactttctctttgaattCGACCTATCTCATTGGTCCTCTCAAACAAAACCCATCTTGTTGATCAACTGGACTTTATTTGGAAAACATGGACAAAATCACGATAAAAACGTGCCACTTGTAATATGTAAAAAAACCTGTGAAAAAGTTTTAGTCTTtgttaggaaaaaaaaaagagtattaTGGGATTCAAGTATGCACCACCCAACTAGCAATAAGAATTAGCACTTGCCTTCATTTTTATTTGCTTAGGAATTGGCATTTGGGGATTTTGGGAAGTTGGGATGTGGACCTTGTGCCTTGTGGTGAGGGCCTCCTTTTGCCCCAAAACAGCCAAAACCAAACCTGTTAAGTTATCTTTTTTGGCTTTGGGAAATTCAGAAACTTCAAGGTTGTTTCCATTACTTAAACTTTTAAAGGTACCATTTAATTGCATTCAACTTTAAAACAAGAGTCACTGTGGTTTCAACTTTAAACATCGCCGTCACgcttaatcaaaatcaaaaacagCCTTCACCACCTCTTCCAACTCCCCCTCAAATTCCCGTAGTGTAAATTTTGTCATCCTCGTCCCCCAAAATCCCCTCCCAAATTTTCGATTTCATCCATCGCCGACCGTCATATCTTCCCCTCGATAAAACTTCCCTAATTCTCTACCCATTAGGGTTCTTAAGTGGTGATCCAAATAAACCACAATTCGATCAATAAAACCCTGATTCACTTCCTACCCTTTTCAATTCCaatcaaacaagaaaaccCCAGTTTTTCAGATTTCGAAAAAAAGCTCACCTTTAAAAATCTCACATACTCTTCCGAAATCCAGTcccaatttcaattcaattaaCGCAAAGGAATTATAAAAATTCGCCAATTACCCTTTTCATCTTCAACCAAAATAGCAATAATTAGATAATCAAAATCCCAAATTTATCCTTCCACTGTTGATGGGCACAATTAGCTTTAACAGAGAACTCCCAAAACCCTcaacttcttcttttccttcgtcttcttcttcttctaccTCCTCGACGTCTCTAACCGAGACGGTAAATGGGTCCCATCAGTTCAAGATCAGCGGCTACTCCCTTGCCAAAGGCATGGGAGTTGGCAAATACATAGCTTCAGAAACTTTTATGGTTGGTGGCTACGAATGGGCCATTTATTTCTACCCAGATGGCAAGAGTGCTGAGGATAATGCTTCTTACGTTTCGCTTTTTATTGCGCTGGCAAGTGAAGGAACGGATGTAAGGGCGCTTTTTGAGTTGACCCTTTTGGACCAGAGTGGGAAAGGTCATCACAAAGTGCATAGCCATTTTGGGAGGACGCTTGAGAGCGGGCCTTATACGCTTAAGTATCGTGGGAGCATGTGGTGAGTTTTGATGTTTCTTTGCTTTGTGAAAGAACTTttattgtttatatttttgtgtTAAAAGATGAATGATGATTGGTGTTGAAATCTTGAAATCAAGTTAAGTTGCTTGCAGGCTTCCTTGCTTAGGTTCTAGAAAGCAAGATATGGAAATTCACATTGAATTTTTATGGTTTGCTTCACCTATAGGAAtgataatcaaaataaaattatgtacacttcagtctttatattttgcagAAAGTAAATGTGCGTTTGGACAGAAAAGCAAGTActaatatttttgaagaattaaaaaCGCATGAGGTTTTTACCCCTTTTTATTTACCTTCTTATGCAATTTTATCTTCTAAGATTTCCCGCTAGCTTCTTTCCTTTATAGTTGAATCTTGTAAAGGTAGCTTTTGAAATGCAGTTCTGCAGGTTAAATTTCATGGATGTTCCAAGCACATTGGCATTGGCAAGAACCTATGGCTTTTTGGTGTTAACCAAATGTTTGTCAGTGCATTGACCTGTTAATGGTCTGATGTCTGTTTCATTTCTGCAGTGTAGGAAATTTATGGAAATTCTTTGCACaaccaattaaaaaattataagcaAACTGTCTTCTTCTACTGTGTTATCATGGTCTATGCTTAGTAACTTTGTAGTTGATTTAGATTCATTATTCTTCAGTATAATTTTGTTTGGAAACATCATTAAATGGCTGCCATTGTTCTGTGTTGCAGGGGTTATAAACGCTTTTTCAAAAGAACTCTTATAGAGACGTCGGACTACCTTAGAGATGATTGCCTCTCAATTTGCTGTTGTGTTGGTGTAGTTAAGTCATATACGGAGGGACctaaaatattttccattgtGATGCCACCATCTAATCTTGGTCAGCATTTTGGGAGGCTATTACAAAGTGGTAAGGGAGCTGATGTCAAATTTGAAGTTGACGGTGAAATATTTGATGCCCACAAGTTGGTTCTGGCTGCTCGTTCACCTGTATTCAGGGCACAACTATTTGGTCCATTGAAGGATCGTAACACGCAGTGTATTAGAGTAGAAGATATGGAAGCCCCTATTTTTAAGGTTCTCCCTCTCTTTTGGCCTAATCttgtttccatttttcttttcccccccTTTTCCTGGCTTTTGTGCTTATCTCATAATATTGCTCGAAACTAGATCAAGTTTTCAACAATAATAGATGCTTATGTAGGTGTTGGAGCTTTTCAATTAGCTCGGTTTCTTGGGATAAGTTGTTTCTGTACATTTGCCTGCCcttctgttttttttatttagaatgAAGGTGTTGCATATGTTACTTTTCTCTTTCCCTAGTTCTTTTCATAGCTCTGCGGTAGTCCATTCCTATCAAGTCTGATTTGAACGTAAATGGAGAATATGATTAATATCAGCAGTGTAAGAAGCAACAAAACAAGCTTCTATGATAAGCTTTTTCTTCACTTAGCAACTTTTGGCTGTATTTCCATCCTTGTAATCAAGTGTTTCTTGTTACAC is drawn from Theobroma cacao cultivar B97-61/B2 chromosome 4, Criollo_cocoa_genome_V2, whole genome shotgun sequence and contains these coding sequences:
- the LOC18602869 gene encoding guanylate kinase 3, chloroplastic, with protein sequence MFRRLCTSLFHPKPFSLLPLPKKPSFSTPQTLPKGLFFTSTIRMANTQKFHSIPSLDKASKPELLRALEFSLGSSFSSDSICPTPNPLIIVISGPSGVGKDAVIKRLREVRENLHFVVTATSRGMRPGEVNGKDYYFVSKEEFLSMVEKDELLEYALVYGDYKGIPKKQIREFMAKGCDIVLRVDIQGAETLRKILGDSGVFIFLVAESELALVERLIERKTESKEELLVRIATAREEVKYVNRFDYVVVNAQGKLEEAVNLVGSIIDAERAKVCQRSPFI
- the LOC18602870 gene encoding BTB/POZ and MATH domain-containing protein 2, whose product is MGTISFNRELPKPSTSSFPSSSSSSTSSTSLTETVNGSHQFKISGYSLAKGMGVGKYIASETFMVGGYEWAIYFYPDGKSAEDNASYVSLFIALASEGTDVRALFELTLLDQSGKGHHKVHSHFGRTLESGPYTLKYRGSMWGYKRFFKRTLIETSDYLRDDCLSICCCVGVVKSYTEGPKIFSIVMPPSNLGQHFGRLLQSGKGADVKFEVDGEIFDAHKLVLAARSPVFRAQLFGPLKDRNTQCIRVEDMEAPIFKALLHFIYWDDLPDMEELVGSTSKWASTLVAQHLLAAADRYAIERLRLLCEAKLCESVTINTVATTLALAEQHHCLHLKAVCLKFVALPENLRAVMQTDGFEYLKESCPTVLTELLHYVARIGEHSVIACGYRKETSFDGCDVNGRRVKPRLQ